In one window of Oryza sativa Japonica Group chromosome 9, ASM3414082v1 DNA:
- the LOC112936034 gene encoding type I inositol polyphosphate 5-phosphatase 2 isoform X1, with protein sequence MKLRTGDIFGAVFIACLIALQIMGSQRGKQSEKSFWPLIVMKKWLNIKPKLNDFSEDEFDTDGGDEDFSDCAEDASDNFFEIHENNHTINRSSGDKIMPLRRLQRRKSESLRVNYISNKDMRVMIGTWNVAGRAPSEDLDLDQWICSQEPADMYILGFQEVVPLSVGNVLGAEDSRTVPKWEGIIRRALNKSQQPKANCKSYSAPLSPLRVPIPSDDGHDDTKREYDKMTENLSPQQQCRDKQTSISKCSCDWLDGTSSLDWPECPLDIPAKISVSNRGLRRVMSMGLFNTDYLENAQGFDLHGVALQDGIRRSYRSSGNLGMSWSEQQEKVDVLSSVDYMSDWTSDDTTSVVGPDERATFAKGESLKPPGNYVRVVSKQMVGIYVSVWVSRKLRQHVNNLEVASVGVGLLGYMGNKGSISISMSLFQTRMCFVCSHLASGHKCGDQQKRNSDVDEILQRTRFSSLFAAGQPQKIPSHDQIFWFGDLNYRIDMPDAEIRDLVSMKRWDDLLKSDQLTKELTNGNTFAGWKEGLINFPPTYKYETNSSKYVGEKPDEVGNKRSPAWCDRILWLGKGIKQLSYWSSGLNLSDHRPVSSTFIVEVEVFNQRKLQRLLNFTNTICS encoded by the exons ATGAAGTTAAGAACTGGAGATATATTTGGAGCTGTGTTCATTGCCTGCCTCATAGCGTTGCAGATCATGGGATCCCAAAGAGGAAAGCAGTCGGAGAAG TCATTTTGGCCTTTAATTGTGATGAAGAAATGGCTAAACATTAAGCCAAAATTAAATGATTTCAGTGAAGATGAGTTTGATACAGATGGAGGAGATGAGG ATTTCAGTGACTGCGCAGAGGATGCTAGCGACAACTTCTTTGAGATACATGAAAACAACCACACCATTAACAGATCATCAG GGGATAAAATAATGCCTCTGCGAAGACTACAGAGAAGGAAATCAGAAAGTTTGCGTGTTAACTACATAAGTAACAAAGATATGAG GGTGATGATAGGAACATGGAACGTTGCTGGAAGAGCCCCTAGTGAAGATCTTGACCTAGATCAGTGGATTTGTTCCCAAGAGCCAGCTGACATGTATATTTTAGG TTTCCAGGAAGTGGTCCCATTAAGCGTTGGGAATGTCTTGGGAGCAGAAGATAGTAGAACAGTACCTAAATGGGAGGGTATTATCCGCCGTGCTCTCAATAAGTCTCAACAACCCAAGGCGAATTGTAAAAGCTACAGTGCTCCACTATCACCATTGCGAGTACCTATTCCTTCTGACGATGGACATGATGATACAAAACGTGAATATGATAAAATGACAGAAAATTTATCTCCTCAGCAACAGTGTAGAGATAAGCAAACAAGTATAAGTAAGTGCAGCTGTGACTGGTTGGATGGAACTAGTTCATTGGACTGGCCAGAATGCCCACTAGACATTCCAGCAAAAATATCGGTATCAAATAGAGGGTTGAGGAGAGTAATGAGCATGGGGCTATTTAACACCGACTATTTGGAGAACGCTCAAGGATTTGATCTACATGGTGTAGCATTGCAAGATGGGATAAGACGATCATATCGTAGCTCTGGGAATCTTGGCATGTCATGGTCAGAACAGCAAGAGAAGGTAGATGTTCTTAGTTCGGTTGATTATATGTCTGATTGGACATCAGATGACACAACTTCTGTTGTTGGTCCTGATGAAAGGGCAACTTTTGCAAAAGGAGAATCCTTAAAGCCTCCTGGAAATTACGTGCGCGTTGTTAGTAAACAGATGGTTGGTATATATGTTTCTGTATGGGTTTCCCGTAAGCTGAGGCAACACGTTAACAACTTGGAGGTAGCTTCAGTTGGGGTTGGACTTCTGGGCTACATGGGAAACAAG GGATCGATTTCCATTAGCATGTCTCTTTTCCAAACTCGGATGTGCTTTGTCTGCTCACATCTTGCGTCTGGCCATAAATGTGGGGATCAACAGAAAAGGaactctgatgtggatgagatttTACAAAGAACAAGATTTTCTTCCTTGTTTGCTGCTGGTCAGCCACAAAAGATTCCTTCACATGA TCAAATATTTTGGTTTGGAGATCTTAATTATCGTATTGACATGCCGGATGCTGAAATTCGAGATTTAGTATCTATGAAGAGATGGGATGATCTCTTGAAGTCTGATCAG CTAACAAAGGAGTTGACCAATGGGAATACTTTTGCTGGTTGGAAGGAGGGGTTGATCAACTTTCCGCCTACTTACAAGTATGAAACAAATTCAAGTAAATATGTTGGGGAGAAACCTGACGAAGTGGGGAATAAAAGATCTCCAGCATG GTGTGATCGCATACTATGGCTGGGAAAGGGTATCAAGCAACTATCATATTGGAGCTCAGGTTTGAACCTCTCAGATCATCGACCTGTCAGCTCCACCTTCATCGTTGAAGTCGAGGTGTTCAATCAGAGAAAACTCCAACGGCTTCTGAATTTCACAAATACTATTTGCTCTTAA
- the LOC112936034 gene encoding type I inositol polyphosphate 5-phosphatase 2 isoform X3 gives MKLRTGDIFGAVFIACLIALQIMGSQRGKQSEKSFWPLIVMKKWLNIKPKLNDFSEDEFDTDGGDEDFSDCAEDASDNFFEIHENNHTINRSSGDKIMPLRRLQRRKSESLRVNYISNKDMRVMIGTWNVAGRAPSEDLDLDQWICSQEPADMYILGFQEVVPLSVGNVLGAEDSRTVPKWEGIIRRALNKSQQPKANCKSYSAPLSPLRVPIPSDDGHDDTKREYDKMTENLSPQQQCRDKQTSISKCSCDWLDGTSSLDWPECPLDIPAKISVSNRGLRRVMSMGLFNTDYLENAQGFDLHGVALQDGIRRSYRSSGNLGMSWSEQQEKVDVLSSVDYMSDWTSDDTTSVVGPDERATFAKGESLKPPGNYVRVVSKQMVGIYVSVWVSRKLRQHVNNLEVASVGVGLLGYMGNKGSISISMSLFQTRMCFVCSHLASGHKCGDQQKRNSDVDEILQRTRFSSLFAAGQPQKIPSHDQIFWFGDLNYRIDMPDAEIRDLVSMKRWDDLLKSDQV, from the exons ATGAAGTTAAGAACTGGAGATATATTTGGAGCTGTGTTCATTGCCTGCCTCATAGCGTTGCAGATCATGGGATCCCAAAGAGGAAAGCAGTCGGAGAAG TCATTTTGGCCTTTAATTGTGATGAAGAAATGGCTAAACATTAAGCCAAAATTAAATGATTTCAGTGAAGATGAGTTTGATACAGATGGAGGAGATGAGG ATTTCAGTGACTGCGCAGAGGATGCTAGCGACAACTTCTTTGAGATACATGAAAACAACCACACCATTAACAGATCATCAG GGGATAAAATAATGCCTCTGCGAAGACTACAGAGAAGGAAATCAGAAAGTTTGCGTGTTAACTACATAAGTAACAAAGATATGAG GGTGATGATAGGAACATGGAACGTTGCTGGAAGAGCCCCTAGTGAAGATCTTGACCTAGATCAGTGGATTTGTTCCCAAGAGCCAGCTGACATGTATATTTTAGG TTTCCAGGAAGTGGTCCCATTAAGCGTTGGGAATGTCTTGGGAGCAGAAGATAGTAGAACAGTACCTAAATGGGAGGGTATTATCCGCCGTGCTCTCAATAAGTCTCAACAACCCAAGGCGAATTGTAAAAGCTACAGTGCTCCACTATCACCATTGCGAGTACCTATTCCTTCTGACGATGGACATGATGATACAAAACGTGAATATGATAAAATGACAGAAAATTTATCTCCTCAGCAACAGTGTAGAGATAAGCAAACAAGTATAAGTAAGTGCAGCTGTGACTGGTTGGATGGAACTAGTTCATTGGACTGGCCAGAATGCCCACTAGACATTCCAGCAAAAATATCGGTATCAAATAGAGGGTTGAGGAGAGTAATGAGCATGGGGCTATTTAACACCGACTATTTGGAGAACGCTCAAGGATTTGATCTACATGGTGTAGCATTGCAAGATGGGATAAGACGATCATATCGTAGCTCTGGGAATCTTGGCATGTCATGGTCAGAACAGCAAGAGAAGGTAGATGTTCTTAGTTCGGTTGATTATATGTCTGATTGGACATCAGATGACACAACTTCTGTTGTTGGTCCTGATGAAAGGGCAACTTTTGCAAAAGGAGAATCCTTAAAGCCTCCTGGAAATTACGTGCGCGTTGTTAGTAAACAGATGGTTGGTATATATGTTTCTGTATGGGTTTCCCGTAAGCTGAGGCAACACGTTAACAACTTGGAGGTAGCTTCAGTTGGGGTTGGACTTCTGGGCTACATGGGAAACAAG GGATCGATTTCCATTAGCATGTCTCTTTTCCAAACTCGGATGTGCTTTGTCTGCTCACATCTTGCGTCTGGCCATAAATGTGGGGATCAACAGAAAAGGaactctgatgtggatgagatttTACAAAGAACAAGATTTTCTTCCTTGTTTGCTGCTGGTCAGCCACAAAAGATTCCTTCACATGA TCAAATATTTTGGTTTGGAGATCTTAATTATCGTATTGACATGCCGGATGCTGAAATTCGAGATTTAGTATCTATGAAGAGATGGGATGATCTCTTGAAGTCTGATCAGGTTTGA
- the LOC112936034 gene encoding type I inositol polyphosphate 5-phosphatase 2 isoform X6 translates to MIGTWNVAGRAPSEDLDLDQWICSQEPADMYILGFQEVVPLSVGNVLGAEDSRTVPKWEGIIRRALNKSQQPKANCKSYSAPLSPLRVPIPSDDGHDDTKREYDKMTENLSPQQQCRDKQTSISKCSCDWLDGTSSLDWPECPLDIPAKISVSNRGLRRVMSMGLFNTDYLENAQGFDLHGVALQDGIRRSYRSSGNLGMSWSEQQEKVDVLSSVDYMSDWTSDDTTSVVGPDERATFAKGESLKPPGNYVRVVSKQMVGIYVSVWVSRKLRQHVNNLEVASVGVGLLGYMGNKGSISISMSLFQTRMCFVCSHLASGHKCGDQQKRNSDVDEILQRTRFSSLFAAGQPQKIPSHDQIFWFGDLNYRIDMPDAEIRDLVSMKRWDDLLKSDQLTKELTNGNTFAGWKEGLINFPPTYKYETNSSKYVGEKPDEVGNKRSPAWCDRILWLGKGIKQLSYWSSGLNLSDHRPVSSTFIVEVEVFNQRKLQRLLNFTNTICS, encoded by the exons ATGATAGGAACATGGAACGTTGCTGGAAGAGCCCCTAGTGAAGATCTTGACCTAGATCAGTGGATTTGTTCCCAAGAGCCAGCTGACATGTATATTTTAGG TTTCCAGGAAGTGGTCCCATTAAGCGTTGGGAATGTCTTGGGAGCAGAAGATAGTAGAACAGTACCTAAATGGGAGGGTATTATCCGCCGTGCTCTCAATAAGTCTCAACAACCCAAGGCGAATTGTAAAAGCTACAGTGCTCCACTATCACCATTGCGAGTACCTATTCCTTCTGACGATGGACATGATGATACAAAACGTGAATATGATAAAATGACAGAAAATTTATCTCCTCAGCAACAGTGTAGAGATAAGCAAACAAGTATAAGTAAGTGCAGCTGTGACTGGTTGGATGGAACTAGTTCATTGGACTGGCCAGAATGCCCACTAGACATTCCAGCAAAAATATCGGTATCAAATAGAGGGTTGAGGAGAGTAATGAGCATGGGGCTATTTAACACCGACTATTTGGAGAACGCTCAAGGATTTGATCTACATGGTGTAGCATTGCAAGATGGGATAAGACGATCATATCGTAGCTCTGGGAATCTTGGCATGTCATGGTCAGAACAGCAAGAGAAGGTAGATGTTCTTAGTTCGGTTGATTATATGTCTGATTGGACATCAGATGACACAACTTCTGTTGTTGGTCCTGATGAAAGGGCAACTTTTGCAAAAGGAGAATCCTTAAAGCCTCCTGGAAATTACGTGCGCGTTGTTAGTAAACAGATGGTTGGTATATATGTTTCTGTATGGGTTTCCCGTAAGCTGAGGCAACACGTTAACAACTTGGAGGTAGCTTCAGTTGGGGTTGGACTTCTGGGCTACATGGGAAACAAG GGATCGATTTCCATTAGCATGTCTCTTTTCCAAACTCGGATGTGCTTTGTCTGCTCACATCTTGCGTCTGGCCATAAATGTGGGGATCAACAGAAAAGGaactctgatgtggatgagatttTACAAAGAACAAGATTTTCTTCCTTGTTTGCTGCTGGTCAGCCACAAAAGATTCCTTCACATGA TCAAATATTTTGGTTTGGAGATCTTAATTATCGTATTGACATGCCGGATGCTGAAATTCGAGATTTAGTATCTATGAAGAGATGGGATGATCTCTTGAAGTCTGATCAG CTAACAAAGGAGTTGACCAATGGGAATACTTTTGCTGGTTGGAAGGAGGGGTTGATCAACTTTCCGCCTACTTACAAGTATGAAACAAATTCAAGTAAATATGTTGGGGAGAAACCTGACGAAGTGGGGAATAAAAGATCTCCAGCATG GTGTGATCGCATACTATGGCTGGGAAAGGGTATCAAGCAACTATCATATTGGAGCTCAGGTTTGAACCTCTCAGATCATCGACCTGTCAGCTCCACCTTCATCGTTGAAGTCGAGGTGTTCAATCAGAGAAAACTCCAACGGCTTCTGAATTTCACAAATACTATTTGCTCTTAA
- the LOC112936034 gene encoding type I inositol polyphosphate 5-phosphatase 2 isoform X4: protein MKLRTGDIFGAVFIACLIALQIMGSQRGKQSEKSFWPLIVMKKWLNIKPKLNDFSEDEFDTDGGDEDFSDCAEDASDNFFEIHENNHTINRSSGDKIMPLRRLQRRKSESLRVNYISNKDMRVMIGTWNVAGRAPSEDLDLDQWICSQEPADMYILGFQEVVPLSVGNVLGAEDSRTVPKWEGIIRRALNKSQQPKANCKSYSAPLSPLRVPIPSDDGHDDTKREYDKMTENLSPQQQCRDKQTSISKCSCDWLDGTSSLDWPECPLDIPAKISVSNRGLRRVMSMGLFNTDYLENAQGFDLHGVALQDGIRRSYRSSGNLGMSWSEQQEKVDVLSSVDYMSDWTSDDTTSVVGPDERATFAKGESLKPPGNYVRVVSKQMVGIYVSVWVSRKLRQHVNNLEVASVGVGLLGYMGNKCRDRFPLACLFSKLGCALSAHILRLAINVGINRKGTLMWMRFYKEQDFLPCLLLVSHKRFLHMIKYFGLEILIIVLTCRMLKFEI, encoded by the exons ATGAAGTTAAGAACTGGAGATATATTTGGAGCTGTGTTCATTGCCTGCCTCATAGCGTTGCAGATCATGGGATCCCAAAGAGGAAAGCAGTCGGAGAAG TCATTTTGGCCTTTAATTGTGATGAAGAAATGGCTAAACATTAAGCCAAAATTAAATGATTTCAGTGAAGATGAGTTTGATACAGATGGAGGAGATGAGG ATTTCAGTGACTGCGCAGAGGATGCTAGCGACAACTTCTTTGAGATACATGAAAACAACCACACCATTAACAGATCATCAG GGGATAAAATAATGCCTCTGCGAAGACTACAGAGAAGGAAATCAGAAAGTTTGCGTGTTAACTACATAAGTAACAAAGATATGAG GGTGATGATAGGAACATGGAACGTTGCTGGAAGAGCCCCTAGTGAAGATCTTGACCTAGATCAGTGGATTTGTTCCCAAGAGCCAGCTGACATGTATATTTTAGG TTTCCAGGAAGTGGTCCCATTAAGCGTTGGGAATGTCTTGGGAGCAGAAGATAGTAGAACAGTACCTAAATGGGAGGGTATTATCCGCCGTGCTCTCAATAAGTCTCAACAACCCAAGGCGAATTGTAAAAGCTACAGTGCTCCACTATCACCATTGCGAGTACCTATTCCTTCTGACGATGGACATGATGATACAAAACGTGAATATGATAAAATGACAGAAAATTTATCTCCTCAGCAACAGTGTAGAGATAAGCAAACAAGTATAAGTAAGTGCAGCTGTGACTGGTTGGATGGAACTAGTTCATTGGACTGGCCAGAATGCCCACTAGACATTCCAGCAAAAATATCGGTATCAAATAGAGGGTTGAGGAGAGTAATGAGCATGGGGCTATTTAACACCGACTATTTGGAGAACGCTCAAGGATTTGATCTACATGGTGTAGCATTGCAAGATGGGATAAGACGATCATATCGTAGCTCTGGGAATCTTGGCATGTCATGGTCAGAACAGCAAGAGAAGGTAGATGTTCTTAGTTCGGTTGATTATATGTCTGATTGGACATCAGATGACACAACTTCTGTTGTTGGTCCTGATGAAAGGGCAACTTTTGCAAAAGGAGAATCCTTAAAGCCTCCTGGAAATTACGTGCGCGTTGTTAGTAAACAGATGGTTGGTATATATGTTTCTGTATGGGTTTCCCGTAAGCTGAGGCAACACGTTAACAACTTGGAGGTAGCTTCAGTTGGGGTTGGACTTCTGGGCTACATGGGAAACAAG TGCAGGGATCGATTTCCATTAGCATGTCTCTTTTCCAAACTCGGATGTGCTTTGTCTGCTCACATCTTGCGTCTGGCCATAAATGTGGGGATCAACAGAAAAGGaactctgatgtggatgagatttTACAAAGAACAAGATTTTCTTCCTTGTTTGCTGCTGGTCAGCCACAAAAGATTCCTTCACATGA TCAAATATTTTGGTTTGGAGATCTTAATTATCGTATTGACATGCCGGATGCTGAAATTCGAGATTTAG
- the LOC4347931 gene encoding uncharacterized protein translates to MAMAAAGDEAEMVEVTLRAVGPSRPTTLRLPPFISVADLRRHIAHDRHLPQDRLRLVLRGRNLPCQDDAHVNLRHGDSLIVAVAPKPPANHLRDGDGDDDDDEEEELKFKIPETTTWWKRKFFIFLRDKLRLPDILLMVLFSLGIKAWVLIAMWFLFAPIAQMYDVGPLFILGTGFLVILCNLGRRQQGDVSAYSIFNEDFRELPGTLNAERIDRDIRAGQF, encoded by the exons ATGGCCAtggctgccgccggcgacgaggcggagATGGTCGAGGTGACGCTGCGCGCCGTCGGCCCGTCCCGTCCCACCACCCTTCGCCTCCCTCCGTTTATCTCG GTTGCCGATCTGCGCCGCCACATCGCTCACGACCGACATCTCCCACAAGACCGCCTCCGCCTGGTCCTGCGAGGAAGGAATCTCCCGTGCCAAGACGACGCCCATGTCAACCTCCGCCACGGGG ATAGTCTTATAGTGGCCGTGGCACCTAAGCCACCTGCTAATCATCTCCGTGACGGTGATggtgacgatgacgatgatgaagaggaagagCTG AAGTTCAAAATACCAGAAACAACCACCTGGTGGAagagaaaattttttatatttcttcGAGACAAATTGAGATTACCTG ATATCTTGTTGATGGTGCTATTTTCTCTGGGTATCAAAGCATGGGTTCTTATCGCTATGTGGTTCCTTTTTGCACCTATTGCTCAAATGTACGACGTTGGACCTTTATTT ATACTTGGTACAGGCTTCTTGGTCATTCTTTGTAATCTTGGAAGACGACAGCAAGGTGATGTCAG TGCATACTCCATATTTAATGAAGACTTCCGGGAGCTACCAGGAACGCTTAACGCGGAGCGCATCGATAGAGACATTCGGGCAGGCCAATTTTGA
- the LOC112936034 gene encoding type I inositol polyphosphate 5-phosphatase 2 isoform X5, which translates to MRVMIGTWNVAGRAPSEDLDLDQWICSQEPADMYILGFQEVVPLSVGNVLGAEDSRTVPKWEGIIRRALNKSQQPKANCKSYSAPLSPLRVPIPSDDGHDDTKREYDKMTENLSPQQQCRDKQTSISKCSCDWLDGTSSLDWPECPLDIPAKISVSNRGLRRVMSMGLFNTDYLENAQGFDLHGVALQDGIRRSYRSSGNLGMSWSEQQEKVDVLSSVDYMSDWTSDDTTSVVGPDERATFAKGESLKPPGNYVRVVSKQMVGIYVSVWVSRKLRQHVNNLEVASVGVGLLGYMGNKGSISISMSLFQTRMCFVCSHLASGHKCGDQQKRNSDVDEILQRTRFSSLFAAGQPQKIPSHDQIFWFGDLNYRIDMPDAEIRDLVSMKRWDDLLKSDQLTKELTNGNTFAGWKEGLINFPPTYKYETNSSKYVGEKPDEVGNKRSPAWCDRILWLGKGIKQLSYWSSGLNLSDHRPVSSTFIVEVEVFNQRKLQRLLNFTNTICS; encoded by the exons ATGAG GGTGATGATAGGAACATGGAACGTTGCTGGAAGAGCCCCTAGTGAAGATCTTGACCTAGATCAGTGGATTTGTTCCCAAGAGCCAGCTGACATGTATATTTTAGG TTTCCAGGAAGTGGTCCCATTAAGCGTTGGGAATGTCTTGGGAGCAGAAGATAGTAGAACAGTACCTAAATGGGAGGGTATTATCCGCCGTGCTCTCAATAAGTCTCAACAACCCAAGGCGAATTGTAAAAGCTACAGTGCTCCACTATCACCATTGCGAGTACCTATTCCTTCTGACGATGGACATGATGATACAAAACGTGAATATGATAAAATGACAGAAAATTTATCTCCTCAGCAACAGTGTAGAGATAAGCAAACAAGTATAAGTAAGTGCAGCTGTGACTGGTTGGATGGAACTAGTTCATTGGACTGGCCAGAATGCCCACTAGACATTCCAGCAAAAATATCGGTATCAAATAGAGGGTTGAGGAGAGTAATGAGCATGGGGCTATTTAACACCGACTATTTGGAGAACGCTCAAGGATTTGATCTACATGGTGTAGCATTGCAAGATGGGATAAGACGATCATATCGTAGCTCTGGGAATCTTGGCATGTCATGGTCAGAACAGCAAGAGAAGGTAGATGTTCTTAGTTCGGTTGATTATATGTCTGATTGGACATCAGATGACACAACTTCTGTTGTTGGTCCTGATGAAAGGGCAACTTTTGCAAAAGGAGAATCCTTAAAGCCTCCTGGAAATTACGTGCGCGTTGTTAGTAAACAGATGGTTGGTATATATGTTTCTGTATGGGTTTCCCGTAAGCTGAGGCAACACGTTAACAACTTGGAGGTAGCTTCAGTTGGGGTTGGACTTCTGGGCTACATGGGAAACAAG GGATCGATTTCCATTAGCATGTCTCTTTTCCAAACTCGGATGTGCTTTGTCTGCTCACATCTTGCGTCTGGCCATAAATGTGGGGATCAACAGAAAAGGaactctgatgtggatgagatttTACAAAGAACAAGATTTTCTTCCTTGTTTGCTGCTGGTCAGCCACAAAAGATTCCTTCACATGA TCAAATATTTTGGTTTGGAGATCTTAATTATCGTATTGACATGCCGGATGCTGAAATTCGAGATTTAGTATCTATGAAGAGATGGGATGATCTCTTGAAGTCTGATCAG CTAACAAAGGAGTTGACCAATGGGAATACTTTTGCTGGTTGGAAGGAGGGGTTGATCAACTTTCCGCCTACTTACAAGTATGAAACAAATTCAAGTAAATATGTTGGGGAGAAACCTGACGAAGTGGGGAATAAAAGATCTCCAGCATG GTGTGATCGCATACTATGGCTGGGAAAGGGTATCAAGCAACTATCATATTGGAGCTCAGGTTTGAACCTCTCAGATCATCGACCTGTCAGCTCCACCTTCATCGTTGAAGTCGAGGTGTTCAATCAGAGAAAACTCCAACGGCTTCTGAATTTCACAAATACTATTTGCTCTTAA
- the LOC112936034 gene encoding type I inositol polyphosphate 5-phosphatase 2 isoform X2: MPLRRLQRRKSESLRVNYISNKDMRVMIGTWNVAGRAPSEDLDLDQWICSQEPADMYILGFQEVVPLSVGNVLGAEDSRTVPKWEGIIRRALNKSQQPKANCKSYSAPLSPLRVPIPSDDGHDDTKREYDKMTENLSPQQQCRDKQTSISKCSCDWLDGTSSLDWPECPLDIPAKISVSNRGLRRVMSMGLFNTDYLENAQGFDLHGVALQDGIRRSYRSSGNLGMSWSEQQEKVDVLSSVDYMSDWTSDDTTSVVGPDERATFAKGESLKPPGNYVRVVSKQMVGIYVSVWVSRKLRQHVNNLEVASVGVGLLGYMGNKGSISISMSLFQTRMCFVCSHLASGHKCGDQQKRNSDVDEILQRTRFSSLFAAGQPQKIPSHDQIFWFGDLNYRIDMPDAEIRDLVSMKRWDDLLKSDQLTKELTNGNTFAGWKEGLINFPPTYKYETNSSKYVGEKPDEVGNKRSPAWCDRILWLGKGIKQLSYWSSGLNLSDHRPVSSTFIVEVEVFNQRKLQRLLNFTNTICS, translated from the exons ATGCCTCTGCGAAGACTACAGAGAAGGAAATCAGAAAGTTTGCGTGTTAACTACATAAGTAACAAAGATATGAG GGTGATGATAGGAACATGGAACGTTGCTGGAAGAGCCCCTAGTGAAGATCTTGACCTAGATCAGTGGATTTGTTCCCAAGAGCCAGCTGACATGTATATTTTAGG TTTCCAGGAAGTGGTCCCATTAAGCGTTGGGAATGTCTTGGGAGCAGAAGATAGTAGAACAGTACCTAAATGGGAGGGTATTATCCGCCGTGCTCTCAATAAGTCTCAACAACCCAAGGCGAATTGTAAAAGCTACAGTGCTCCACTATCACCATTGCGAGTACCTATTCCTTCTGACGATGGACATGATGATACAAAACGTGAATATGATAAAATGACAGAAAATTTATCTCCTCAGCAACAGTGTAGAGATAAGCAAACAAGTATAAGTAAGTGCAGCTGTGACTGGTTGGATGGAACTAGTTCATTGGACTGGCCAGAATGCCCACTAGACATTCCAGCAAAAATATCGGTATCAAATAGAGGGTTGAGGAGAGTAATGAGCATGGGGCTATTTAACACCGACTATTTGGAGAACGCTCAAGGATTTGATCTACATGGTGTAGCATTGCAAGATGGGATAAGACGATCATATCGTAGCTCTGGGAATCTTGGCATGTCATGGTCAGAACAGCAAGAGAAGGTAGATGTTCTTAGTTCGGTTGATTATATGTCTGATTGGACATCAGATGACACAACTTCTGTTGTTGGTCCTGATGAAAGGGCAACTTTTGCAAAAGGAGAATCCTTAAAGCCTCCTGGAAATTACGTGCGCGTTGTTAGTAAACAGATGGTTGGTATATATGTTTCTGTATGGGTTTCCCGTAAGCTGAGGCAACACGTTAACAACTTGGAGGTAGCTTCAGTTGGGGTTGGACTTCTGGGCTACATGGGAAACAAG GGATCGATTTCCATTAGCATGTCTCTTTTCCAAACTCGGATGTGCTTTGTCTGCTCACATCTTGCGTCTGGCCATAAATGTGGGGATCAACAGAAAAGGaactctgatgtggatgagatttTACAAAGAACAAGATTTTCTTCCTTGTTTGCTGCTGGTCAGCCACAAAAGATTCCTTCACATGA TCAAATATTTTGGTTTGGAGATCTTAATTATCGTATTGACATGCCGGATGCTGAAATTCGAGATTTAGTATCTATGAAGAGATGGGATGATCTCTTGAAGTCTGATCAG CTAACAAAGGAGTTGACCAATGGGAATACTTTTGCTGGTTGGAAGGAGGGGTTGATCAACTTTCCGCCTACTTACAAGTATGAAACAAATTCAAGTAAATATGTTGGGGAGAAACCTGACGAAGTGGGGAATAAAAGATCTCCAGCATG GTGTGATCGCATACTATGGCTGGGAAAGGGTATCAAGCAACTATCATATTGGAGCTCAGGTTTGAACCTCTCAGATCATCGACCTGTCAGCTCCACCTTCATCGTTGAAGTCGAGGTGTTCAATCAGAGAAAACTCCAACGGCTTCTGAATTTCACAAATACTATTTGCTCTTAA